One Streptomyces mobaraensis NBRC 13819 = DSM 40847 DNA segment encodes these proteins:
- the ddaH gene encoding dimethylargininase: protein MCPPTHFKVTYSINPWMDPAKPVDLPLALTQWETLRDRYRALGHTVEELEPRPELPDMVYAANGATVVDGRVLGARFAHPQRAAEAAVHVEWFRSHGYPVVREPEHINEGEGDFAVTDSWLLAGRGFRSSPLSHPEAQEFFGRPVIGLDLIDPRYYHLDTALCVLDAATDEIMYYPGAFSPGSRAVLERLFPDALVADAEDAAALGLNAVSDGRHVLLPQAAVGLFGPLRERGFEPIGMDLGELLKGGGSVKCCTQELR, encoded by the coding sequence ATGTGCCCGCCCACCCACTTCAAGGTCACCTACTCGATCAACCCGTGGATGGACCCGGCCAAACCGGTCGATCTGCCGCTCGCCCTCACGCAGTGGGAAACCCTCCGCGACCGCTACCGGGCCCTCGGTCACACCGTGGAGGAGCTCGAACCCCGCCCGGAACTCCCCGACATGGTGTACGCGGCGAACGGCGCCACCGTCGTCGACGGCCGTGTCCTCGGCGCCCGCTTCGCCCACCCGCAGCGCGCGGCGGAGGCGGCGGTGCACGTGGAGTGGTTCCGCTCGCACGGCTACCCGGTGGTCCGCGAGCCCGAGCACATCAACGAGGGCGAGGGCGACTTCGCCGTCACCGACTCCTGGCTGCTCGCCGGCCGGGGCTTCCGCAGCAGTCCGCTGTCGCACCCCGAGGCCCAGGAGTTCTTCGGCCGTCCCGTCATCGGCCTGGACCTGATCGACCCCCGCTACTACCACCTCGACACGGCCCTGTGCGTCCTCGACGCGGCCACCGACGAGATCATGTACTACCCCGGCGCCTTCTCCCCCGGCAGCCGGGCCGTCCTGGAACGCCTCTTCCCCGACGCGCTCGTCGCCGACGCGGAGGACGCGGCGGCACTCGGCCTCAACGCGGTCAGCGACGGCCGCCACGTCCTCCTCCCCCAGGCGGCCGTCGGCCTCTTCGGCCCCCTGCGGGAACGCGGCTTCGAGCCGATCGGAATGGACCTGGGCGAGCTGCTGAAGGGGGGCGGCAGCGTGAAGTGCTGCACGCAGGAGTTGCGTTGA
- a CDS encoding TetR/AcrR family transcriptional regulator, with protein MATTKTPPDANRRSERSRRAILEAALELTGETGYQRLTIEAIAARAGVGKQTIYRWWPSKAAVLLDAFVALGEDAAEGHHELPDTGDLEADLKTVLRATVDELNSPRYDAPSRALAAESIANPDLCAQFTRAVLEPQLQLYVTRLRAAQEAGQADPDVDPRIALELLVGPLAHRWMLRTQPLTHAYADSVVEITLRGLTPR; from the coding sequence ATGGCCACCACCAAGACCCCGCCCGACGCCAACCGCCGCAGCGAGCGTTCCCGTCGCGCGATCCTGGAAGCCGCCCTCGAACTCACCGGCGAGACCGGCTACCAGCGGCTCACCATCGAGGCCATCGCCGCCCGGGCCGGCGTCGGCAAGCAGACGATCTACCGCTGGTGGCCCTCCAAGGCCGCCGTCCTCCTGGACGCCTTCGTCGCCCTCGGCGAGGACGCCGCCGAGGGGCACCACGAACTGCCCGACACGGGCGACCTGGAAGCCGACCTCAAGACCGTCCTCCGCGCCACCGTCGACGAACTCAACAGCCCGCGCTACGACGCCCCTTCACGCGCCCTCGCCGCCGAGAGCATCGCCAACCCGGACCTCTGCGCCCAGTTCACCCGGGCGGTGCTCGAACCGCAGCTCCAGCTCTACGTCACCCGGCTGCGCGCCGCCCAGGAGGCCGGGCAGGCCGACCCGGACGTGGACCCGCGCATCGCCCTCGAACTGCTCGTCGGCCCGCTCGCCCACCGCTGGATGCTGCGCACCCAGCCCCTCACCCACGCCTACGCCGACAGCGTCGTCGAGATCACCCTGCGGGGGCTCACCCCCCGCTGA
- a CDS encoding bifunctional DNA primase/polymerase, producing MERKSRFSQWLRRPRSGAGGDTGAGAATGAAREELLLAAAAAGFPLAPAAHPSGYGCSCERIGCPTPGRHPVSFAWQTLATTDPEKVAKWLRAQPEANFVTATGMAHDVLDVPAEAGRKALDRLTAAGVEVGPVATVAPDRMLFFTATRGTPDDEDEWWPCELDCHPETLDEHPGLRWHCRGSYVLLPPSRLPGDDAYVAWLLGPERPLPDPLTLLETLTDACAQYAGDRPDHEHHAAWPIGR from the coding sequence ATGGAACGCAAGAGCAGATTCTCCCAGTGGCTGCGCCGCCCCAGGAGCGGAGCGGGCGGCGATACGGGTGCGGGGGCGGCCACCGGTGCCGCCCGCGAGGAACTGCTCCTGGCCGCGGCCGCCGCGGGGTTCCCCCTGGCCCCGGCCGCCCACCCCTCCGGCTACGGGTGTTCGTGCGAACGCATCGGCTGTCCCACCCCGGGCCGGCACCCCGTCTCCTTCGCCTGGCAGACCCTCGCCACCACCGACCCGGAGAAGGTCGCCAAATGGCTCCGGGCCCAGCCCGAGGCCAACTTCGTCACCGCCACCGGCATGGCCCACGACGTCCTGGACGTCCCCGCCGAGGCCGGCCGCAAGGCGCTGGACCGGCTCACGGCCGCCGGCGTCGAGGTCGGGCCCGTCGCCACCGTCGCCCCCGACCGCATGCTCTTCTTCACCGCCACCCGCGGCACCCCGGACGACGAGGACGAGTGGTGGCCCTGCGAGCTCGACTGCCACCCCGAGACCCTCGACGAACACCCCGGCCTGCGCTGGCACTGCCGCGGCAGCTACGTCCTCCTGCCGCCCTCCCGCCTCCCCGGCGACGACGCGTACGTGGCCTGGCTGCTGGGACCGGAACGGCCGCTGCCGGATCCGCTGACGCTGCTGGAGACGCTGACGGACGCGTGCGCGCAGTACGCGGGGGACCGGCCGGACCACGAGCACCACGCGGCCTGGCCGATCGGCCGCTGA
- a CDS encoding multidrug effflux MFS transporter, which yields MKEPAPAAAQAPGGAPSDRHISSPAGAPPGRRNRLFVTLALGGLTAVAPLSMDMYLPALPEVTDSLRSPAATVQLTLTGCLMGMALGQLVVGPMSDKWGRRRPLLVGMALYVVATVLCAVAPNAPMLIAFRLVQGLAGAAGIVIARAVVRDLYDGVAMARFFSTLMLISGVAPVVAPLIGGQLLRFTDWRGVFVVLTGVGLALTFLVYRYLDETLPPGRRQSGGLGGTLRAMRGLLADRAFTGYMLSGGFAFAALFSYISASPFVVQDIYGASPQTFSLLFGLNSVGLVLVGQINGKVLVGRVSLDKALGWGLAVITLAAAALLVMTTGVLGKPGLAAVATGLFVLMAAMGLAMPNTNAQALMRSGNAAGSASALLGTSTYLLGAVASPLVGIAGEHTAVPMAAVQLTCAVAAVLSFVLLCRRRGPRGGADRVGTTGSAGDGLAE from the coding sequence CGCCGCGGCCCAAGCGCCCGGGGGCGCCCCGTCCGACCGGCACATATCCTCCCCGGCCGGGGCGCCGCCCGGCCGTCGGAACCGGCTGTTCGTCACCCTCGCCCTGGGCGGGCTCACGGCCGTGGCCCCGCTGTCCATGGACATGTACCTGCCGGCGCTCCCCGAGGTGACGGACTCCCTGAGAAGTCCCGCGGCCACCGTCCAGCTCACCCTCACCGGCTGCCTCATGGGCATGGCGCTGGGCCAGCTCGTCGTCGGCCCGATGAGCGACAAGTGGGGCCGCCGCCGGCCGCTGCTCGTCGGCATGGCCCTCTACGTCGTCGCCACCGTCCTCTGCGCGGTCGCCCCCAACGCGCCCATGCTCATCGCGTTCCGCCTGGTCCAGGGGCTGGCCGGCGCGGCGGGCATCGTGATCGCGCGCGCCGTGGTCCGCGACCTGTACGACGGCGTGGCCATGGCCCGTTTCTTCTCCACCCTGATGCTGATATCGGGCGTGGCCCCCGTCGTCGCACCGCTCATCGGGGGGCAGCTGCTGCGCTTCACGGACTGGCGCGGCGTCTTCGTGGTGCTCACCGGCGTCGGCCTCGCCCTGACGTTCCTCGTGTACCGCTACCTCGACGAGACCCTGCCGCCCGGCCGCCGGCAGTCCGGCGGCCTCGGCGGGACGCTGCGCGCGATGCGCGGCCTGCTCGCGGACCGCGCCTTCACCGGCTACATGCTCTCCGGCGGTTTCGCCTTCGCCGCCCTCTTCTCCTACATCTCGGCGTCGCCGTTCGTCGTCCAGGACATCTACGGCGCCTCGCCGCAGACGTTCAGCCTGCTGTTCGGCCTCAACTCCGTCGGCCTGGTCCTCGTCGGCCAGATCAACGGCAAGGTGCTGGTCGGGCGCGTCAGCCTGGACAAGGCCCTCGGCTGGGGCCTCGCCGTGATCACCCTGGCCGCGGCGGCCCTGCTGGTGATGACGACGGGCGTCCTCGGCAAGCCGGGGCTGGCCGCGGTCGCCACCGGGCTTTTCGTCCTGATGGCCGCCATGGGCCTGGCCATGCCCAACACCAACGCCCAGGCCCTGATGCGCTCCGGCAACGCGGCCGGCTCCGCCTCGGCCCTGCTCGGCACCTCCACCTATCTGCTCGGCGCCGTCGCCTCCCCGCTCGTCGGCATCGCCGGCGAGCACACGGCCGTCCCGATGGCCGCCGTCCAGCTCACCTGCGCGGTGGCGGCGGTGCTCAGCTTCGTCCTGCTGTGTCGGCGGCGCGGCCCGCGCGGGGGCGCGGACAGGGTGGGTACGACCGGCTCGGCGGGTGACGGGCTCGCGGAGTAG
- a CDS encoding small ribosomal subunit Rsm22 family protein: MHAPENTPPTGENLRAALAGLLDGLPPRQAARAVERLIANYRGRTPTDAPVLRDRSDVAAYAAYRMPATFEAVRHALEAFRDRLPDWSPGSHVDLGGGTGAATWAVAAAWPEGERTTTVLDWAEPALALGAELAGTAASPALRAARWQRQVIGGGPAVPDGTDLVTVSYVLGELTDDARRSVVDQAARARAAVIVEPGTPEGYRRVIEARDRLIAAGFEVVAPCPHSAACPIEPGADWCHFSARVSRSSLHRQVKGGSLAYEDEKFSYVAAVRTTGGTDGLPAARARVVRRPQIRKGQVLLELCTRDDGLRRETVTKRHGDLYRAARDTDWGDAWPPEGDEE, encoded by the coding sequence ATGCACGCCCCCGAGAACACGCCGCCGACCGGCGAGAACCTCCGCGCCGCGCTCGCCGGACTGCTCGACGGTCTGCCGCCCCGGCAGGCCGCCCGGGCCGTCGAGCGGCTGATCGCCAACTACCGGGGGCGGACCCCGACCGACGCGCCGGTCCTGCGCGACCGTTCCGACGTCGCCGCCTACGCCGCCTACCGCATGCCCGCGACCTTCGAGGCCGTCCGGCACGCGCTGGAGGCGTTCCGGGACCGGCTGCCCGACTGGTCGCCCGGCTCGCACGTGGACCTCGGCGGCGGTACGGGCGCGGCGACCTGGGCCGTCGCGGCGGCCTGGCCGGAGGGCGAGCGGACGACCACCGTCCTGGACTGGGCGGAACCCGCCCTCGCCTTGGGCGCCGAACTCGCCGGCACCGCCGCCTCGCCCGCGCTGCGCGCCGCGCGCTGGCAGCGGCAGGTCATCGGCGGCGGCCCGGCCGTCCCCGACGGCACCGACCTCGTCACCGTCTCGTATGTTCTCGGCGAACTCACCGACGACGCCCGGCGTTCCGTCGTCGACCAGGCCGCCCGTGCCCGCGCCGCCGTGATCGTCGAACCGGGCACCCCGGAGGGCTACCGCCGGGTGATCGAGGCCCGCGACCGGCTGATCGCGGCGGGCTTCGAGGTCGTCGCCCCCTGCCCGCACAGCGCCGCCTGCCCGATAGAGCCGGGCGCGGACTGGTGCCACTTCTCGGCCCGCGTCAGCAGGTCCTCCCTGCACCGGCAGGTCAAGGGCGGCTCGCTGGCGTACGAGGACGAGAAGTTCTCGTACGTCGCGGCCGTGCGGACCACGGGCGGCACGGACGGCCTCCCCGCCGCCCGCGCCCGCGTCGTACGCCGCCCGCAGATCCGCAAGGGCCAGGTCCTCCTGGAACTGTGCACCCGCGACGACGGGCTGCGCCGCGAGACGGTCACCAAGCGCCACGGCGACCTCTACCGCGCCGCCCGCGACACGGACTGGGGCGACGCGTGGCCGCCGGAGGGCGACGAGGAGTGA
- a CDS encoding DUF6243 family protein, with protein MTRGNGRMLGVGGTRSNLSRKALRGNASGGAGRGTDPLAQKRELLRALREGRSGTTGA; from the coding sequence ATGACCCGGGGAAACGGCAGGATGCTCGGTGTGGGCGGGACCCGCAGCAATCTCTCGCGCAAGGCACTGCGCGGCAACGCGTCCGGCGGGGCCGGCCGGGGCACCGACCCGCTCGCGCAGAAGCGGGAACTGCTGCGCGCGTTGCGGGAAGGAAGGAGCGGTACCACGGGGGCATGA